Proteins encoded together in one Streptomyces sp. NBC_01216 window:
- a CDS encoding sensor histidine kinase — protein sequence MRVPLPRPRSLAGQLFAMQVVLVAAVVAGCAVFAYVTDRGQAEEHARRQSRAIATAVAASPAVAEAVRSDRPTALLQPYAEALRHHAGVTFVVVMTPDGTRWTHPEPGQIGHTYIGHTGPAVRGETFSETHRGVLGTSVRTVAPVFDGDRVIALVSAGITVERISEQMRDQVAALLGMAGAALLLGGIGTYVINSRLRRHTHGMNAAELSRMHDYHEAALHAVREGLVMLDGRRRIALVNDGARELLGLDADVVGRPAAALGLPASLTGALLAAEPRVDELHLTADRVLVVSTGPVVGGERRGTVVTLRDHTELQALSGELTSERGFTQALRSQAHEAANRLHTVVSLIELGRVDEAVGFATAELELAQTLTDRVVDAVGEPVLAALLLGKAAQANERGVELVLTEDSRIDDGLLPSTVPPRDLVTVLGNLIDNAVEAAGRPAGLPSGGGGPDVPGHDGAGPEGAGHDGAEEPVRGRPTAREGSGAPGPRVTVTALACDGELLIRVADNGPGVPEHARRAVFERGWSTHGRGRGLGLALVRQATTRAGGSVSLGTAREGGAEFTVRLPLPRAPRPTALPVAGRPGRPVPPPDTAGRTGHPPPASRTGPNTAAPLPPR from the coding sequence ATGCGCGTACCCCTCCCCCGGCCCCGGAGCCTCGCCGGCCAGCTCTTCGCGATGCAGGTCGTGCTGGTGGCGGCGGTCGTGGCCGGGTGCGCCGTCTTCGCCTATGTCACCGACCGCGGTCAGGCCGAGGAGCACGCCCGGCGGCAGTCCCGCGCCATCGCCACGGCGGTGGCGGCGTCCCCCGCGGTGGCCGAGGCGGTCCGCTCGGACCGGCCCACGGCGCTGCTCCAGCCCTACGCGGAGGCGCTGCGGCACCACGCGGGGGTCACGTTCGTGGTGGTCATGACGCCGGACGGGACCCGCTGGACTCATCCGGAGCCGGGCCAGATCGGACACACCTACATCGGCCACACCGGGCCGGCCGTGCGGGGGGAGACGTTCTCCGAGACCCACCGCGGCGTGCTCGGGACCTCGGTGCGCACCGTCGCGCCGGTCTTCGACGGCGACCGGGTCATCGCGCTGGTGAGCGCGGGGATCACGGTCGAGAGGATCAGTGAACAGATGCGGGACCAGGTGGCGGCGCTGCTGGGGATGGCCGGGGCGGCTCTGCTGCTCGGCGGCATCGGCACGTACGTGATCAACTCCCGCCTGCGGCGCCACACCCACGGCATGAACGCGGCCGAGCTGAGCCGGATGCACGACTACCACGAAGCCGCGCTGCACGCCGTACGCGAGGGGCTGGTGATGCTGGACGGGCGGCGCCGGATCGCGCTGGTCAACGACGGCGCGCGCGAGTTGCTCGGCCTGGACGCGGACGTGGTGGGACGGCCGGCGGCGGCGCTGGGATTGCCCGCCTCCCTGACCGGTGCGCTGCTGGCCGCGGAACCGCGGGTCGACGAGCTGCACCTGACCGCCGACCGGGTGCTGGTGGTCAGCACCGGTCCGGTGGTCGGCGGAGAGCGGCGCGGGACCGTGGTCACCCTGCGCGACCACACCGAGCTCCAGGCGCTTTCGGGCGAGCTGACCTCCGAGCGGGGCTTCACCCAGGCGCTCCGCTCGCAGGCACACGAGGCGGCGAACCGGCTGCACACCGTGGTCTCGCTGATCGAGCTCGGCCGGGTGGACGAGGCGGTCGGCTTCGCCACGGCGGAACTGGAGCTGGCCCAGACACTGACCGACCGTGTGGTCGACGCGGTGGGTGAACCGGTGCTCGCGGCCCTGCTGCTGGGCAAGGCGGCCCAGGCGAACGAGCGGGGCGTGGAGCTGGTCCTGACCGAGGACAGCCGCATCGACGACGGACTGCTCCCCTCGACGGTGCCGCCGCGCGACCTGGTGACCGTCCTGGGCAACCTGATCGACAACGCGGTCGAGGCGGCGGGCCGGCCCGCGGGCCTCCCGAGCGGGGGCGGCGGGCCGGATGTCCCCGGCCACGACGGAGCCGGGCCAGAGGGAGCCGGCCACGACGGAGCGGAGGAGCCCGTGCGCGGGAGGCCGACGGCCCGGGAGGGCTCCGGCGCCCCCGGGCCACGCGTCACGGTCACCGCTCTGGCCTGCGACGGGGAGCTGCTGATCCGCGTCGCCGACAACGGCCCCGGAGTACCCGAGCACGCCCGGCGCGCGGTCTTCGAACGGGGCTGGTCCACCCACGGGCGCGGTCGCGGCCTGGGCCTCGCCCTGGTCCGCCAGGCGACGACCCGCGCGGGTGGCTCGGTGAGCCTGGGCACGGCCCGGGAGGGCGGAGCGGAGTTCACCGTACGACTGCCGCTGCCCCGGGCGCCCCGGCCCACGGCCCTCCCCGTCGCCGGACGGCCCGGCCGCCCGGTACCCCCGCCCGACACCGCCGGCCGCACCGGCCATCCGCCACCGG
- a CDS encoding cation:dicarboxylate symporter family transporter, translating into MAAQRDRTHYLYLAVIGAVLLGIAVGFLAPGVAVELKPLGTGFVNLIKMMISPIIFCTIVLGVGSVRKAAKVGAVGGLALGYFLVMSTVALAIGLLIGNLLEPGSGLHLTKEVAEAGSHQAEGASESTADFLLGVIPKTLVSAFTEGEVLQTLLVALLAGFALQAMGRGGEPVLRGIGHIQRLVFRILGMIMWVAPVGAFGAIAAVVGATGVDALKSLAVIMIGFYLTCALFVFVVLGTLLRLVAGVSILKLLRYLGREFLLILSTSSSESALPRLIAKMEHLGVSKPVVGITVPTGYSFNLDGTAIYLTMASLFVAEAMGDPLSLGEQVSLLAFMVIASKGAAGVTGAGLATLAGGLQSHRPELVDGVGLIVGIDRFMSEARALTNFAGNAVATVLVGTWTKEIDTARLTEVLAGRVPFDEKTLVDDHGPAEVPDQRAEEGEEKAPASV; encoded by the coding sequence GTGGCCGCACAGCGGGACCGCACCCACTACCTGTATCTCGCCGTCATCGGCGCCGTACTGCTCGGCATCGCCGTCGGCTTCCTGGCGCCGGGCGTCGCCGTCGAGCTCAAGCCGCTGGGCACCGGCTTCGTGAACCTGATCAAGATGATGATCTCGCCCATCATCTTCTGCACGATCGTGCTCGGTGTCGGCTCGGTCCGGAAGGCGGCGAAGGTCGGCGCGGTCGGCGGGCTCGCCCTCGGGTACTTCCTCGTGATGTCCACCGTCGCCCTCGCGATCGGCCTGCTCATCGGCAATCTCCTGGAGCCCGGCTCCGGGCTTCACCTCACGAAGGAGGTCGCCGAGGCGGGGTCCCATCAGGCGGAGGGCGCGAGCGAGTCCACGGCCGACTTCCTCCTCGGTGTCATCCCGAAGACCCTGGTCTCGGCCTTCACCGAGGGGGAGGTCCTCCAGACCCTCCTGGTGGCCCTGCTCGCCGGGTTCGCGCTCCAGGCCATGGGGCGGGGCGGGGAGCCGGTCCTGCGCGGGATCGGGCACATCCAGCGCCTGGTGTTCCGCATCCTCGGCATGATCATGTGGGTCGCGCCCGTCGGGGCCTTCGGCGCCATCGCGGCGGTCGTCGGCGCCACCGGTGTCGACGCGCTGAAGTCCCTCGCCGTCATCATGATCGGCTTCTATCTGACCTGCGCCCTGTTCGTCTTCGTGGTGCTCGGCACACTGCTGCGGCTGGTCGCCGGCGTCAGCATCCTGAAGCTGCTGAGGTACCTGGGGCGCGAGTTCCTGCTCATCCTGTCGACCTCCTCGTCCGAGTCGGCGCTGCCGCGGCTCATCGCGAAGATGGAGCACCTGGGTGTCAGCAAGCCCGTCGTCGGCATCACCGTGCCGACCGGCTACTCGTTCAACCTGGACGGCACCGCGATCTACCTGACCATGGCCTCGCTCTTCGTCGCCGAGGCGATGGGTGATCCGCTCTCGCTCGGTGAGCAGGTCTCCCTCCTGGCCTTCATGGTCATCGCCTCGAAGGGCGCGGCCGGCGTCACCGGTGCCGGTCTGGCCACCCTCGCCGGCGGACTCCAGTCGCACCGTCCCGAACTGGTCGACGGGGTCGGCCTGATCGTCGGCATCGACCGTTTCATGAGCGAGGCCCGTGCCCTGACCAACTTCGCGGGCAACGCGGTCGCGACGGTCCTCGTCGGCACCTGGACGAAGGAGATCGACACGGCGCGCCTGACCGAGGTCCTCGCGGGCCGCGTCCCCTTCGACGAGAAGACGCTCGTCGACGACCACGGCCCGGCCGAGGTGCCGGACCAGCGGGCCGAGGAAGGCGAGGAGAAGGCACCGGCGAGCGTGTGA